One Festucalex cinctus isolate MCC-2025b chromosome 1, RoL_Fcin_1.0, whole genome shotgun sequence genomic region harbors:
- the LOC144033519 gene encoding septin-9-like isoform X4: MTDTVVPDAMASYSDRPTGPVVDFSYVGIDAILEQMRRKAMKQGFELNIMVVGQSGLGKSTLMNTLFKSKVSRKSVMATAQEKIPKTIEIKSISHDIEEKGVRMKLTVIDTPGFGDQINNENCWQPIMKFINDQYEAYLQEEININRKKRIPDSRVHCCIYFIPPTGHCLRPLDVEFMRRLSKVVNIVPVIAKADTLTLEERDFFKKKIREELRANGIDIYPQKEFDEDAEDRMINEKIREMIPFAVVGSDQEYQVNGRRLLGRKTKWGTIEVENIAHCEFAYLRDLLIRTHMQNIKDITSSIHYEMYRVRRLNENNTAVTHANGVPEHHLTAHEI, encoded by the exons ATGACCGACACGGTGGTGCCAGATGCCATGGCGTCATACAGTGACAGACCCACAGGCCCGGTGGTGGACTTCAGTTATGTCGGCATTGATGCCATCCTGGAGCAGATGAGGAGGAAGGCCATGAAGCAAGGTTTTGAGCTCAACATCATGGTTGTGG GCCAAAGTGGCCTGGGCAAGTCTACTCTGATGAACACGCTGTTCAAGTCGAAAGTCAGTCGCAAGTCGGTGATGGCCACTGCCCAGGAGAAGATCCCCAAGacaattgaaatcaaatctATCAGTCATG ACATCGAAGAGAAAGGAGTGAGAATGAAGCTGACGGTTATTGACACACCTGGCTTTGGAGATCAAATAAACAACGAAAACTG CTGgcagcccatcatgaaatttatTAATGACCAGTACGAGGCATATCTTCAGGAGGAGATAAACATTAACAGGAAGAAGAGGATCCCAGACTCCAGAGTCCACTGCTGCATATACTTCATCCCGCCTACTGGACACTG TCTGCGTCCTCTTGATGTGGAGTTCATGAGGCGTCTCAGTAAGGTTGTCAACATAGTTCCAGTTATTGCCAAAGCGGATACACTCACCTTAGAGGAGAGGGATTTCTTTAAAAAGAAG ATCAGGGAAGAGCTGCGGGCAAATGGGATCGACATCTACCCCCAGAAAGAGTTTGACGAGGATGCTGAGGACAGAATGATCAATGAAAAGATTAGG GAGATGATTCCTTTTGCTGTTGTGGGCAGCGATCAGGAGTATCAGGTCAATGGCAGGAGGTTGCTCGGAAGGAAGACCAAGTGGGGAACCATTGAAG TTGAAAACATAGCCCACTGCGAGTTTGCCTATTTACGGGACCTCCTCATCAG GACCCACATGCAAAACATTAAGGACATCACCAGCAGCATCCACTACGAAATGTACCGTGTGAGGCGCCTCAATGAGAACAACACGGCGGTGACTCATGCCAACGGCGTGCCGGAACATCACCTTACCGCCCACGAGATATAG